A single Stutzerimonas stutzeri DNA region contains:
- a CDS encoding NUDIX hydrolase, with translation MSTNVLNIATACLLDGAGRVLVVRKRGTRLFMLPGGKAEQGETPLQTLGRELQEELGLVIGPSQLQSLGHFQSRAANEPDHWVHADVFVGRVAGDVRAQAEIDALDWLDPHAQQQIPLAPLLREQVLPALLRRLESDDERG, from the coding sequence ATGTCCACAAACGTTCTGAACATCGCTACCGCCTGCCTGCTCGATGGAGCGGGCCGGGTACTGGTCGTGCGCAAGCGCGGCACCCGCCTGTTCATGCTGCCCGGCGGCAAGGCTGAGCAAGGGGAAACGCCCCTGCAGACCCTTGGCCGCGAACTTCAGGAGGAGCTCGGTCTGGTGATCGGGCCTTCACAGCTGCAGTCACTGGGGCATTTTCAGTCGCGGGCGGCCAACGAACCCGACCATTGGGTGCACGCCGATGTGTTCGTCGGCCGCGTGGCGGGCGACGTAAGGGCACAGGCGGAGATCGACGCCCTGGACTGGCTTGATCCGCATGCGCAGCAGCAAATACCTCTGGCGCCGCTGCTGCGCGAACAGGTGCTTCCCGCTCTGCTTCGACGCCTGGAAAGCGACGACGAACGAGGCTGA
- a CDS encoding group II truncated hemoglobin yields the protein MHTTDTVPFGVGDASFQAAGGEAGIERLVVDFYRIMDQSPAATCVRRLYPQDLEDSHKRLAAFLCGWLGGPRRYAERYGSINIPQFHTRWPVGQAERDAWLECMEQAIARQPYTARFAEYLLVQLRVPAQRILQAGQRSCPGAANLPASDPTA from the coding sequence ATGCACACGACCGACACGGTTCCGTTTGGCGTCGGCGACGCTTCATTTCAGGCAGCCGGCGGCGAAGCCGGTATCGAGCGGTTGGTCGTCGACTTCTATCGGATCATGGACCAATCGCCGGCAGCCACGTGTGTCCGCCGTCTTTATCCCCAGGACCTGGAAGACTCGCACAAACGACTGGCCGCGTTTCTCTGTGGCTGGCTGGGCGGTCCGCGCCGCTACGCTGAACGATACGGCAGCATCAACATCCCGCAGTTCCACACGCGCTGGCCGGTGGGACAAGCCGAGCGCGATGCCTGGCTCGAATGCATGGAACAGGCCATTGCACGGCAACCCTATACGGCGCGGTTCGCCGAGTACCTACTGGTGCAGTTACGGGTTCCTGCGCAGCGCATTCTCCAGGCCGGGCAGCGATCCTGCCCCGGCGCGGCAAACCTGCCGGCAAGCGACCCGACCGCCTGA
- a CDS encoding non-canonical purine NTP pyrophosphatase: MKIRFASVNEQKVRDATEFLGQSGIEIVHFPVRIVETQTEDLHRLVSDKLLHAFKLIGKPVFVEHSGLFINSLNGFPGGLTQAFWDRLHAVRFSELIGNLEDPSAVARTLIGYCDGRKRHFFKGEVAGRISRAPAGDEGFEWDNVFVPDGYDATFAELGGAHNDLSTRKRAMDAFLTHLRAS, translated from the coding sequence ATGAAGATCCGCTTTGCCTCGGTCAACGAGCAGAAGGTACGAGATGCCACGGAATTTCTAGGGCAGAGCGGCATCGAGATCGTTCACTTCCCGGTCCGGATCGTGGAAACCCAGACCGAGGACCTGCATCGGTTGGTCAGCGACAAGCTGCTGCATGCCTTCAAGCTGATAGGCAAGCCGGTATTCGTCGAACATTCAGGGTTGTTCATCAATAGCCTGAACGGTTTTCCCGGTGGCCTGACCCAAGCATTCTGGGACCGCTTGCACGCGGTGCGCTTCTCCGAGCTGATCGGCAACCTGGAAGACCCTTCGGCCGTGGCGCGCACGCTGATCGGATACTGCGACGGTCGCAAGCGGCATTTCTTCAAAGGCGAAGTCGCCGGCAGGATTTCCCGCGCGCCGGCGGGCGACGAGGGTTTCGAGTGGGATAACGTGTTCGTCCCGGACGGCTATGACGCCACCTTCGCCGAATTGGGGGGTGCGCATAACGACCTGTCTACGCGCAAGCGGGCCATGGACGCATTCCTGACTCACCTGCGCGCGAGTTGA
- a CDS encoding SIR2 family protein codes for MQKLLEAYRQDRLILFVGSGVSANIGLPPWRDLIDEIALQLDYDPDVFDTYGNFLSLAEYYRIKKGNIGPLRSWMDREWHKSIEIRDSEIHRLIVQGRFPAIYTTNYDRWLENAHDAHGVSYIKIANASDLVKARDGIRQIVKFHGDFDDDDSIVLDETSYYERLQFETPLDIKLRADTLSKAVLFIGYSLSDTNIRLLFYKLSKMWNEHETLGVRPISYVFSHKPNPVQEEILSQWGIRMITSEDDDPGLALKNFLKQLTEN; via the coding sequence ATGCAGAAGCTTCTAGAGGCGTACCGGCAGGACCGTCTGATCCTTTTCGTCGGTTCCGGCGTGTCGGCCAATATTGGGTTACCGCCCTGGCGCGATCTGATCGATGAAATCGCGCTGCAGCTCGATTACGATCCGGACGTCTTCGACACCTACGGCAACTTCCTGTCCCTGGCCGAGTACTACCGCATCAAGAAGGGCAATATCGGCCCCTTGCGCAGCTGGATGGACCGGGAGTGGCACAAGAGCATCGAAATCCGCGATTCGGAAATCCACCGTCTGATCGTACAGGGACGTTTTCCCGCCATCTACACGACCAATTACGACCGCTGGCTCGAAAACGCCCATGACGCGCACGGCGTCAGCTACATCAAGATTGCCAATGCCAGTGACCTGGTCAAGGCCCGCGACGGCATCCGCCAGATCGTCAAGTTTCACGGGGACTTCGATGATGACGACTCGATTGTCCTCGACGAAACCAGTTATTACGAGCGGTTGCAGTTTGAAACGCCGCTGGATATCAAGTTGCGCGCCGACACCTTGAGCAAGGCCGTATTGTTTATCGGCTACAGCCTTTCGGATACCAACATTCGATTGTTGTTCTACAAACTATCAAAGATGTGGAACGAGCACGAGACCCTCGGCGTTCGGCCGATTTCGTATGTCTTTTCACATAAGCCCAATCCGGTGCAGGAGGAGATTCTCAGTCAATGGGGGATTCGCATGATTACTTCGGAAGATGACGATCCCGGGTTGGCATTGAAGAACTTTCTCAAGCAGTTGACGGAGAACTGA
- a CDS encoding GNAT family N-acetyltransferase — MCEIPLRQLPLEYRALLDKFYRAHRSHMRVPAGAQCWVAGHTDIVAGLCLTRIAEGHWLTGLLVAPGHRNEGLARRLVSQAVSVSGGPLWLFCEPNLTAFYQRQGFSEPAALPEVLASRLHRYNRTKTLLALCHDTRKTCPQTF; from the coding sequence ATGTGCGAAATACCGCTGCGCCAGTTACCGCTCGAATACCGAGCGCTACTCGACAAGTTCTACCGTGCCCATCGCAGCCACATGCGCGTGCCGGCCGGGGCGCAATGTTGGGTCGCCGGACACACCGATATCGTCGCAGGCCTGTGCCTGACCCGCATCGCCGAGGGGCATTGGCTGACGGGATTGCTGGTCGCGCCCGGACACCGCAACGAGGGTCTGGCGAGGCGGCTGGTAAGTCAGGCGGTCTCCGTCAGTGGAGGCCCCCTGTGGCTGTTCTGCGAGCCGAACCTGACGGCTTTCTATCAACGGCAGGGTTTCAGCGAGCCCGCTGCGTTGCCCGAGGTGCTGGCCTCCCGCCTGCATCGCTACAACCGAACCAAAACGCTCCTTGCGCTATGCCACGACACGAGAAAGACATGTCCACAAACGTTCTGA
- a CDS encoding sodium:solute symporter family protein has translation MLDLLIVAAFMVYGLGSGLRARSKASRSLDEYFLAGRTIKGWKAGFSMAATQFAADTPLLVTGLVATAGIFALWRLWIYGIAFLLMAFIFAVGWRRAGVLTDAELTCVRYSGKGVTALRLLKAIYYGTVINCIVLAMVLVAAIRIAEIFLPWHLWLPDGLYMPIVHFVADSGIRLGASITGLDPAMTSANQLISILLILAFTAMYSITGGLRAVVQTDVMQFSLAMIGTLLYAWYVVDAAGGLGGLSDRLVELYGIEQAGKMLSFGPPTSTGEALMPFLVIIGLQWLFQMNSDGTGYLAQRSMACPTDRDARIAALVFIWSQIFLRSLFWMAIAIGLLVLYPFAPGDMANEGFIAGREALFVQGIDDLLPSGARGLMLVGLLAALASTVDTHLNWGASYWSNDVYAGVFAPQVLKRKPRNRELVAVARLANVLILIIAMIIMANLGSIQTAWFISLLFGAGMGSVLVLRWLWERINLYSELTAMAMSLITAPLLLVYLGIDPEREWVRLSIMAVVTTSAAILVTFVTPATDDATLKRFYRRVRPFGFWKHAAMLNGVDAAVPVKALRTRLLAVTVTAVSLFAMLLGAGRLMFLPPDGSALIGGSCLALGLLLVPVWLRIAMGRALDTDPEDEPLPDTSRVR, from the coding sequence ATGTTGGATCTACTGATCGTCGCGGCCTTCATGGTTTATGGGCTGGGTTCCGGGCTGCGGGCGCGCAGCAAGGCGTCCAGGAGCCTCGACGAGTATTTCCTCGCGGGCAGGACGATCAAGGGCTGGAAGGCGGGTTTTTCCATGGCGGCGACCCAATTCGCCGCCGATACGCCGCTGCTGGTGACGGGCCTGGTTGCGACCGCCGGCATTTTCGCCCTCTGGCGCCTGTGGATCTATGGCATCGCCTTCCTGTTGATGGCTTTCATCTTCGCTGTAGGCTGGCGCCGGGCCGGCGTGCTGACCGATGCCGAGCTGACCTGCGTGCGCTATAGCGGCAAGGGCGTTACTGCGCTGCGTCTGTTGAAGGCGATCTATTACGGCACGGTGATCAACTGCATCGTGCTGGCAATGGTGCTGGTCGCCGCCATCCGCATCGCCGAGATTTTCCTGCCCTGGCACCTGTGGTTGCCTGATGGGCTCTACATGCCCATCGTTCATTTCGTAGCCGACAGCGGTATTCGCCTGGGCGCCAGCATCACCGGACTGGACCCGGCGATGACGAGCGCCAACCAGCTGATATCCATCCTCCTGATCCTCGCGTTTACCGCGATGTACTCGATCACCGGAGGATTGCGCGCGGTGGTCCAGACCGATGTGATGCAGTTCAGCCTGGCGATGATCGGCACGCTGCTTTATGCCTGGTACGTCGTGGATGCCGCCGGCGGGTTGGGTGGGCTGTCCGATCGCCTTGTCGAACTGTACGGCATCGAACAGGCCGGCAAGATGCTGTCTTTCGGGCCGCCGACCAGCACTGGCGAGGCCTTGATGCCGTTTCTGGTAATCATTGGGCTGCAATGGCTGTTCCAGATGAATTCCGATGGCACGGGCTACCTTGCCCAGCGCAGCATGGCCTGCCCGACCGATCGTGACGCTCGAATCGCCGCACTGGTGTTCATCTGGTCACAGATTTTTCTGCGCAGCCTGTTCTGGATGGCGATCGCGATAGGGCTGCTCGTCCTGTATCCGTTCGCGCCGGGAGACATGGCGAACGAGGGTTTTATCGCCGGGCGCGAGGCACTGTTCGTGCAGGGCATCGACGACCTGCTGCCATCGGGCGCGCGCGGCCTGATGCTGGTGGGTTTGCTGGCGGCACTGGCTTCCACTGTCGATACCCACCTCAACTGGGGCGCGTCCTACTGGAGTAACGATGTCTACGCCGGCGTCTTCGCACCGCAGGTGCTCAAGCGCAAACCTCGGAATCGAGAGCTGGTGGCCGTGGCGCGGTTGGCGAACGTCCTGATCCTGATTATCGCGATGATCATCATGGCCAACCTGGGTTCGATCCAGACCGCCTGGTTCATTTCGCTGCTGTTCGGCGCGGGAATGGGATCGGTGCTGGTGCTACGGTGGCTTTGGGAGCGCATCAACCTGTATTCGGAGCTTACCGCGATGGCCATGTCGCTGATCACCGCGCCGTTGCTGCTGGTCTATCTGGGCATCGATCCGGAGCGTGAGTGGGTGCGTCTCAGCATCATGGCGGTTGTTACCACCAGCGCCGCCATCCTGGTCACCTTCGTCACGCCAGCGACCGACGATGCGACGCTCAAGCGCTTCTATCGGCGGGTGCGCCCCTTTGGCTTCTGGAAGCACGCGGCCATGCTCAACGGGGTCGATGCAGCGGTGCCGGTCAAGGCCTTGCGCACTCGGCTGCTCGCCGTGACCGTGACGGCCGTTTCGCTGTTTGCGATGTTGCTCGGCGCCGGCCGTTTGATGTTCCTGCCGCCTGATGGCAGTGCCCTGATCGGCGGGTCGTGCCTGGCCCTCGGCCTGTTGCTGGTGCCGGTGTGGTTGCGGATTGCGATGGGCAGGGCGCTTGATACCGATCCGGAAGACGAGCCCCTGCCGGACACGTCACGCGTGAGATGA